In Thermodesulfovibrio thiophilus DSM 17215, the genomic window CTCTCCCATTTTAACTCATATTTTTCTTAATTATCTTCTTTAATTGTTCAGAAGCTCTAAAACTCACAACCTTTCTTGGTTTAATTTCAACGGTCTGCATGGTTTTTGGATTTCTACCTATCCTGCTTCCCTTTTTTCTGACTGTAAAAACACCAAATCCTGATATTTTCACCACTTCTTCTTCTACTAAAGCTTCCTTCATTGTTTCAAAAACAGTCTCCACTATTTTTTGTATCTCTGTTTTTGGTAACCCGACTCTTT contains:
- a CDS encoding integration host factor subunit alpha, which translates into the protein MNCYVKEEEMTKADLVNFIFERVGLPKTEIQKIVETVFETMKEALVEEEVVKISGFGVFTVRKKGSRIGRNPKTMQTVEIKPRKVVSFRASEQLKKIIKKNMS